In Candidatus Hydrogenedentota bacterium, one genomic interval encodes:
- a CDS encoding HPF/RaiA family ribosome-associated protein, translating into MQVNVRTDNHIAGRERLASYITSVVEDTLSHFRQRITRVEVHLSDANGHKPGADDKRCVMEVRLEGQRPIAVSHSSGSVDEAISGTASKLRRLVNDTLRRKRDN; encoded by the coding sequence ATGCAAGTTAATGTACGCACCGACAACCACATCGCGGGCCGCGAACGACTCGCCAGCTACATCACCTCGGTCGTGGAAGACACTCTTTCCCACTTCCGCCAGCGCATTACGCGCGTCGAGGTGCACCTGAGCGACGCAAACGGGCATAAGCCCGGCGCGGACGACAAACGTTGCGTGATGGAAGTTCGCCTCGAAGGGCAGCGCCCAATCGCCGTGAGCCATTCCAGTGGCAGCGTGGACGAAGCGATCAGCGGGACGGCCAGCAAGCTGAGGCGACTGGTCAACGATACGCTGCGACGGAAACGCGATAACTGA
- a CDS encoding PQQ-binding-like beta-propeller repeat protein: MTQNRKTAATRTLLLLSCHIFTLLAPKATAQPHWSAWRGSDGTGYATGNPPTTWSETQNVKWKVPLIGTGQSTPVVWGDRIFILAANSSDEKSFATRRPDSREQPRGVDPPPQPHPKVDINFDVVCLSRDSGDVVWTRTARSTVPHKGHHPAGSFAPQSAVTDGTLVWAGFGSRGLHCFDMDGNPRWSRDLDPMKMKFNFGEGSSPVLAGNTVAVVQDHEDGSKIWAFDKQSGEPRWVKEREEGSAWSTPVAVEVNGSWQIITTATNKIRAYDEQTGDIVWECAGLTNNTIPSPLVGNGLVYCSSNFKQFSLKAIALDRMGNLDGTDGIAWSLDKATPYISTPLLYGERLYFVEDIKPLLTCVNAKTGEVIYTGERLNGLRQIFASPVGAGGHIYLPDRGGKIAVIAHGDHFEVLAVNELEDGFDASPLVVGDELLLKGNNFLYCIAEP; encoded by the coding sequence GTGACCCAGAATCGCAAAACCGCTGCAACCCGGACACTTCTTCTACTGTCCTGCCACATTTTCACCCTTCTGGCTCCCAAAGCGACGGCCCAACCGCACTGGTCCGCGTGGCGTGGTTCCGATGGCACGGGATATGCCACAGGCAACCCGCCGACCACGTGGAGCGAAACGCAGAATGTGAAGTGGAAAGTGCCCCTGATCGGCACGGGGCAATCTACGCCGGTGGTGTGGGGCGACCGAATCTTTATCCTTGCGGCAAACTCTTCCGACGAAAAGAGTTTCGCCACGCGCAGGCCGGACAGCCGGGAGCAGCCGCGCGGCGTGGACCCGCCTCCCCAGCCCCATCCAAAGGTGGATATCAACTTCGATGTAGTCTGTCTAAGCCGGGACTCGGGCGACGTAGTGTGGACGCGAACCGCGCGCTCGACGGTGCCCCACAAAGGACACCACCCCGCGGGCAGCTTCGCGCCCCAGTCCGCCGTGACGGATGGAACACTCGTGTGGGCCGGATTTGGTTCGCGGGGCCTGCACTGCTTCGACATGGATGGAAATCCCCGCTGGAGCAGGGATCTGGATCCAATGAAGATGAAGTTCAATTTCGGCGAAGGCAGTTCGCCGGTGCTCGCGGGAAACACGGTTGCCGTGGTTCAGGACCATGAGGACGGATCAAAGATATGGGCCTTCGACAAGCAATCCGGTGAACCGCGCTGGGTAAAGGAGCGGGAAGAGGGTTCGGCGTGGTCGACACCCGTCGCCGTAGAGGTAAACGGATCGTGGCAAATCATAACCACGGCTACGAACAAGATTCGCGCCTACGATGAACAGACCGGCGATATTGTCTGGGAGTGCGCGGGGCTTACCAACAACACCATCCCATCGCCCCTTGTCGGAAACGGCCTGGTCTATTGCTCGAGCAACTTCAAGCAGTTTTCCCTCAAGGCCATTGCCCTCGACCGAATGGGAAATCTGGACGGAACCGATGGGATCGCGTGGTCGCTCGACAAAGCCACGCCCTACATTTCCACCCCCCTGCTCTATGGTGAACGACTCTACTTTGTTGAGGACATCAAGCCTCTCCTCACCTGCGTCAATGCGAAAACCGGCGAAGTTATATATACCGGCGAGCGCTTGAACGGACTGCGCCAGATCTTCGCGTCCCCGGTCGGCGCGGGCGGCCATATCTATCTGCCTGATCGCGGCGGAAAGATAGCGGTCATCGCCCACGGCGACCATTTCGAAGTGCTCGCCGTCAATGAGCTGGAAGATGGTTTCGACGCCTCGCCCTTGGTGGTGGGTGATGAATTGCTGCTGAAGGGAAACAACTTTTTGTATTGCATCGCCGAACCTTGA
- the msrB gene encoding peptide-methionine (R)-S-oxide reductase MsrB: MTDKIIKSDEEWQAELTQEEYRVARLKGTERAFTGVYVDEKRKGVYCCVGCGQPLFLSDHKFDSGTGWPSYSQPASPDSVEMEDDTTFGMRRTEVHCSRCDSHLGHVFPDGPAPTGQRYCINSVSLVLKEG, translated from the coding sequence ATGACGGACAAGATCATTAAGTCGGATGAGGAGTGGCAGGCGGAGTTGACGCAGGAAGAATATCGGGTCGCGCGCTTGAAGGGTACCGAGCGGGCCTTTACCGGGGTCTATGTGGACGAGAAGCGCAAGGGCGTCTATTGCTGTGTCGGCTGCGGACAGCCGCTCTTCCTCTCGGATCACAAGTTTGATTCCGGCACGGGCTGGCCGAGCTACTCTCAACCCGCGAGCCCCGACAGTGTGGAGATGGAAGACGACACCACCTTTGGCATGCGGCGCACCGAGGTGCATTGCAGCCGGTGCGATAGCCACCTGGGGCATGTCTTTCCCGATGGCCCCGCGCCGACGGGGCAGCGCTATTGCATCAATTCCGTATCGCTGGTGCTCAAGGAAGGCTGA
- a CDS encoding NAD(P)-binding domain-containing protein, whose translation MSIPTEDKFLVIGAGPTGLAMARQLKLAGQPFDHVEADHRLGGNWAHGVHDRIQLVTSRKITGFPEFPMGRRYPQFPSGAQMLQYLEDYAAHFDLVNSIQFSTKVVYAAPAENCRWSVCLDDGRQAVYKGLFVCNGHHWARRWPDIPGRFDGEYIHSKDYKTPAQVAGRRVLAIGGGNSACDIATAAAEHGISADMSLRRGYWFMPKNLFGIPAVEYITPWLSVRAQRAILRRLLRLYWGPYERYGLKHPDHDVFERHPTINSTVLPLMRRGKITPRRDVLLFEGKTAHFADGASAEYDLVVCATGFEVSVPFLAPGIFSTRGPVAQLYGGAVPEGYRHLYIMATAQVRSGVGAVIAPYVEHVRMLMEIQESITPPLGTVLRAMGDRPPSTHLLDPHLAIAKMKAARQTLPERVRSHAAQLKTQSPSQWHQPLPLPQDVDNDVVIC comes from the coding sequence GTGAGCATTCCCACCGAAGACAAATTCCTCGTCATAGGCGCGGGCCCGACGGGCCTGGCCATGGCACGACAACTTAAGCTGGCCGGACAACCCTTCGACCATGTCGAGGCCGATCACCGCCTCGGTGGAAACTGGGCCCATGGCGTGCACGACCGGATTCAACTCGTCACATCCCGCAAGATTACCGGCTTTCCCGAATTTCCCATGGGGCGTCGCTACCCGCAATTTCCAAGTGGTGCCCAAATGCTCCAGTACCTGGAGGACTACGCGGCGCACTTCGATCTGGTGAATTCTATTCAGTTCTCCACCAAAGTCGTGTACGCCGCTCCCGCCGAAAACTGCCGCTGGTCCGTATGCCTCGATGACGGTCGCCAGGCAGTCTACAAGGGTCTCTTCGTCTGCAATGGTCATCACTGGGCGCGGCGATGGCCGGATATCCCAGGCCGCTTCGACGGAGAATACATCCATTCCAAGGACTACAAGACACCCGCACAGGTCGCGGGCAGGCGCGTACTCGCCATAGGCGGCGGGAACTCCGCCTGCGATATCGCCACCGCCGCCGCGGAGCACGGCATAAGCGCCGACATGAGCCTGCGGCGTGGATACTGGTTCATGCCCAAAAACCTCTTCGGCATACCGGCCGTGGAGTACATTACCCCCTGGTTGAGCGTTAGGGCGCAACGCGCCATTTTGCGACGGCTCCTGCGACTCTACTGGGGGCCCTATGAGCGCTATGGACTTAAACACCCGGATCACGATGTATTCGAGCGGCACCCCACCATCAATTCCACCGTGTTGCCCCTCATGCGCCGAGGAAAAATTACACCAAGACGTGACGTGCTACTCTTCGAGGGCAAGACCGCGCACTTTGCCGATGGCGCTTCAGCGGAGTACGACCTCGTGGTCTGCGCGACCGGCTTTGAAGTCAGTGTGCCCTTTCTCGCCCCCGGCATCTTCAGCACCCGGGGCCCCGTCGCGCAGCTTTACGGCGGCGCGGTGCCCGAGGGCTACCGCCATCTCTACATCATGGCCACGGCCCAGGTCCGCAGTGGCGTCGGGGCCGTGATCGCGCCCTATGTCGAGCACGTTCGCATGCTCATGGAGATCCAGGAGAGCATCACGCCGCCCCTCGGCACCGTGCTCCGCGCCATGGGAGACCGGCCCCCCTCAACCCATCTCCTCGACCCGCACCTGGCCATTGCCAAGATGAAGGCGGCCCGACAGACCCTGCCCGAACGGGTACGAAGCCATGCCGCCCAACTCAAAACGCAGAGCCCTTCCCAATGGCACCAGCCACTACCACTGCCGCAAGACGTTGACAACGACGTGGTGATTTGCTGA
- a CDS encoding Glu/Leu/Phe/Val dehydrogenase, with protein MAEKTLDLPPGLGAKIKACNSVFMVRFPIGFRDGFKVFTGWRVVHSEHYLPVKGGIRYSPEVDQEEVEALAALMSYKCAIVDVPFGGSKGALRINPKEYDESSMERITRRFARELAMKGYISPSLNVPAPDIGTGEREMAWMADEYRRIDPTDINALACVTGKPVSQGGILGRNEATGRGVQLGLREFFRHPEDVRSAGLTGGLGGKRVIIQGLGKVGYPAAKFLQEEDDCRVVAIIEHHGSLVNPEGISVEKAHRWFQEHKTFEGFEGGAFVKEGAVLLEADCDILIPAAMEGQITEENAGRIKAPLIAEAANGPVTYNAHQILTRDGKVIIPDIYLNAGGVVVSYFEWIKNLSHIRLGRLGRRADEARGGLVVQALEQMSGKEVPPELASRIRHGADELDLVRSGLDDTMRDAYQRVREIMLTRDTIPDLRTAAFAMAIEKISRSNMEMGV; from the coding sequence ATGGCGGAGAAGACCCTGGATCTGCCGCCGGGACTCGGTGCGAAGATCAAGGCGTGCAACTCTGTATTTATGGTGCGCTTTCCGATTGGATTCAGGGATGGTTTTAAGGTGTTCACCGGCTGGCGCGTGGTCCACAGCGAGCACTATCTTCCCGTGAAGGGGGGGATCCGCTATTCGCCGGAGGTGGACCAGGAAGAAGTGGAAGCCCTCGCGGCTCTCATGTCGTACAAGTGCGCCATCGTCGATGTGCCCTTCGGCGGCTCGAAGGGGGCGCTTCGCATCAATCCGAAAGAATACGATGAGAGCTCGATGGAGCGGATTACGCGGCGCTTCGCGCGCGAGCTGGCGATGAAGGGCTATATCAGCCCGAGTCTCAACGTGCCCGCGCCCGATATCGGTACAGGCGAGCGGGAGATGGCGTGGATGGCGGACGAGTATCGCCGTATCGATCCCACCGATATCAACGCCCTGGCCTGTGTCACCGGGAAGCCGGTGAGCCAGGGGGGGATTCTGGGCCGCAACGAAGCCACGGGGCGTGGTGTGCAATTGGGGCTTCGGGAGTTCTTTCGCCATCCGGAAGATGTGCGCAGCGCGGGACTCACGGGCGGCCTCGGCGGCAAGCGGGTGATTATTCAAGGCCTGGGTAAGGTGGGCTATCCGGCGGCGAAATTTCTTCAGGAGGAGGATGACTGTCGCGTGGTGGCTATCATCGAGCATCACGGTTCGCTTGTCAATCCCGAGGGGATCAGCGTGGAGAAGGCCCATCGCTGGTTTCAGGAGCACAAGACCTTCGAAGGTTTCGAGGGCGGCGCTTTTGTTAAAGAGGGCGCCGTGCTGCTGGAGGCGGACTGCGATATTCTGATTCCGGCGGCGATGGAGGGCCAGATTACGGAGGAGAACGCGGGACGCATCAAGGCGCCGTTGATCGCCGAAGCGGCGAACGGTCCGGTTACGTACAACGCGCACCAGATTCTCACGCGGGACGGAAAGGTGATCATTCCGGACATCTATTTGAACGCCGGCGGTGTGGTTGTTTCGTACTTCGAGTGGATCAAGAACCTTTCCCACATCCGCCTTGGTCGTTTGGGCCGTCGGGCCGACGAGGCCCGTGGCGGGCTTGTGGTCCAGGCGCTGGAGCAGATGAGCGGGAAGGAAGTGCCGCCCGAACTGGCTTCGCGCATACGCCACGGCGCGGACGAGCTGGATCTGGTCCGTTCCGGTCTGGACGACACCATGCGCGACGCTTACCAGCGGGTGCGCGAGATCATGCTTACCCGTGATACCATTCCCGATCTCCGGACCGCGGCCTTTGCCATGGCCATCGAGAAGATCTCCCGCAGTAACATGGAAATGGGTGTATAG
- a CDS encoding CinA family nicotinamide mononucleotide deamidase-related protein encodes MKTELLMIGTELLLGQIQDTNSTWISQTLAEHGIDCYQKTTVGDNRARIMGALDAGLQRSDVILCSGGLGPTEDDITRESIGELLGRPLVFRPEVYDEVLERFAALRRVPTDNNKKQATLPEGAIAITNPNGTAPGVIVEDERGIIICMPGVPHELKSMLLDSVLPYLKAKFRIEGVVHSRVLKVCGLGESRVDDAIGDLMNAYSNPTIGLLASPEFVRIRITAKAESEAAAESLIEPVARRVYERLPDQIMGEGEDTLESKVASLLHARGYTIAVTEIGTGGLIAQRLAQAGNGILVEGRILGGGNVIAAGEGGVDIGRKHMLDCGSTCALVCLYPQEGESAKALFLTPEDSSTWDIDIVGSGHRAQVRLTVNILEQMRRYLSRAD; translated from the coding sequence ATGAAGACTGAATTACTCATGATTGGAACCGAGCTGTTGCTCGGCCAGATACAAGACACCAACTCCACGTGGATATCTCAGACACTGGCCGAGCACGGAATCGACTGTTATCAGAAGACGACGGTCGGCGACAACCGCGCCCGTATCATGGGAGCGCTGGATGCGGGACTCCAGCGCAGCGACGTCATACTCTGCAGCGGGGGACTGGGACCGACGGAAGACGATATTACCCGGGAGTCCATTGGCGAATTGCTGGGCCGTCCACTCGTGTTTCGTCCCGAGGTGTATGACGAGGTGCTGGAGCGATTCGCCGCACTGCGCCGGGTGCCGACCGACAACAACAAGAAGCAGGCGACACTCCCGGAGGGCGCCATTGCCATTACCAACCCCAATGGCACTGCGCCGGGCGTGATCGTGGAGGACGAGCGGGGCATCATTATCTGCATGCCCGGCGTACCCCATGAATTGAAATCCATGCTGCTGGACAGCGTGCTCCCGTATCTGAAAGCGAAGTTCCGGATTGAGGGCGTCGTGCATTCGCGCGTGTTGAAGGTCTGCGGGCTTGGCGAGTCGCGCGTGGACGATGCGATTGGGGATTTGATGAACGCGTATTCGAATCCCACGATTGGCCTGCTGGCGTCGCCCGAGTTTGTGCGCATCCGGATTACGGCGAAAGCGGAGAGCGAAGCGGCGGCCGAGTCCCTAATCGAGCCCGTAGCGCGCCGCGTGTACGAGCGCCTGCCCGATCAGATCATGGGTGAAGGCGAAGACACGCTGGAGTCGAAGGTTGCCTCGCTGTTGCATGCGCGGGGCTACACCATAGCCGTGACGGAAATCGGGACGGGCGGCCTGATCGCTCAGCGACTGGCCCAGGCGGGCAACGGAATTCTGGTCGAGGGGCGCATTCTCGGGGGTGGGAATGTTATTGCGGCGGGGGAGGGGGGGGTTGACATCGGGCGAAAACACATGTTAGACTGCGGGTCCACTTGCGCTCTGGTTTGTTTATACCCGCAAGAGGGGGAAAGCGCCAAGGCGCTTTTTCTTACTCCAGAAGATAGTAGTACCTGGGACATAGATATCGTTGGCAGCGGTCATCGCGCCCAGGTCAGGTTAACCGTGAACATTCTGGAGCAAATGCGCCGCTACTTGTCAAGAGCGGATTAG
- a CDS encoding alpha-amylase, with protein MAMGLITSVLRFIVYRYAAATNPKVLADAQDWARNEHGLDVSERPFASFLALYPADPISAQSMDIPAFLEGYNSLWSNRDSARCELLLLHVSLANPAMAPYGMLFDEPRLRTETPYNTLMTALQVFLRAQPPFPETMQDLITMLYAPQLAAPDSLEGQLRFIRSHWAAFLPEVLRKQLLLAAGVLAEEIQFRGHGPGSAQVMQFGPGRGGATAYGEEEPEAFSMDKEWMPNVVLLAKTVYVWLDQLSRAYGRSIRTLDQIPDDELDRLASWGFTGLWLIGIWERSEASRTIKRKMGNPEAAASAYSLFDYEIAGELGGTPAYENLAGRAWSRGIRLASDMVPNHVGIYSKWVTEHPDWFVQARQSPFPGYTFNSESLSPDPRIGIYIEDGYWNHRDAAVVFKRVDLWTGDTRYIYHGNDGTSMPWNDTAQLNYLIPDVREAVIQTILHVARHFPIIRFDAAMTLAKKHYQRLWFPLPEEAGAIPSRAGYSMSRPAFDEAFPVEFWREVVDRVAVEVPDTLLLAEAFWLMEGYFVRTLGMHRVYNSAFMNMLKMEENQKYRQTVKNVLEFSPEILQRFVNFMNNPDEDTAEAQFGRGDKYFGVATLLVTMPGLPMVGHGQVEGYTEKYGMEYRRAYYDEVPDNNLVQRHEREIFPLMRRRNLFSGSADFAFYDFVTPDGWVDENVYAYSNRNGYDQALVVYHNAFRETQGRVHTSVPRNEGTVDNVRLRQQNIAAALGLHTDDNCYYIYRDSRTGLEYLEHAQRIRDEGIFVALGAYHYVVLMDWRAVYDMDLTWAWLHANLGGQGVPSIDEAYQELHLAPLLGPFSEFLTAALLRGIHEHKGDLKKVSDFLPTLTKFLHALGTRVGVPVNPATLVPSIQADLNAIYGLPETLRAANMIESVREAVLAALPEAPGKTLRVYRVLIVWALLRHLGGVLNDRSDHPPLSETEIAVTSGAWIREWFLRKHIAQAFLGLGEDGYEAALDASLARIGITHTHHLDDLQTEIWGPVLDTIFRDTDVLFYLGVNTWQGTRWLNRERMLSMTAALQLFIAAAESKQATPNWDRLAGAVENTGVLVEAAEGTRFDFDWMLSSVK; from the coding sequence ATGGCCATGGGGTTAATCACCTCCGTACTGCGGTTTATCGTCTATCGCTACGCCGCCGCTACCAACCCGAAGGTGCTCGCCGACGCGCAGGACTGGGCCCGAAACGAGCACGGCCTCGACGTATCCGAACGCCCCTTTGCATCGTTTCTCGCCCTCTACCCGGCGGATCCCATCAGCGCCCAGTCCATGGACATACCGGCCTTCCTCGAAGGCTACAACAGCCTCTGGTCCAACCGGGACAGCGCCCGCTGCGAATTGCTGCTGCTGCACGTCTCCCTCGCGAACCCCGCGATGGCCCCCTATGGCATGCTCTTCGACGAGCCGCGCCTCCGGACGGAAACGCCCTACAACACGCTCATGACCGCCCTGCAAGTCTTTCTCCGCGCCCAGCCGCCCTTTCCGGAGACCATGCAGGACCTCATCACCATGCTCTATGCCCCCCAGTTGGCCGCCCCCGATTCTCTGGAGGGTCAATTGCGTTTCATCCGCTCCCACTGGGCCGCCTTCCTCCCGGAAGTACTTCGCAAACAATTGTTACTCGCCGCGGGCGTGCTCGCCGAGGAAATCCAGTTTCGCGGCCACGGCCCCGGCTCGGCCCAGGTCATGCAGTTCGGGCCCGGTCGCGGCGGCGCCACGGCCTACGGTGAAGAAGAGCCCGAAGCCTTCTCCATGGACAAGGAATGGATGCCCAATGTGGTACTCCTGGCGAAGACGGTCTACGTCTGGTTGGACCAGTTGTCCCGCGCCTACGGACGGAGCATCCGCACCCTCGATCAGATCCCCGACGACGAGCTCGACCGGTTGGCCTCCTGGGGCTTCACGGGCCTCTGGCTGATCGGCATCTGGGAACGCTCCGAGGCATCGCGAACCATCAAACGCAAGATGGGCAACCCCGAGGCCGCCGCCTCCGCCTACTCCCTCTTTGACTACGAAATCGCGGGTGAATTGGGCGGTACCCCCGCCTACGAGAACCTGGCCGGGCGCGCCTGGTCGCGCGGCATCCGACTCGCCAGCGACATGGTGCCCAACCACGTCGGCATCTACTCAAAATGGGTCACGGAGCATCCGGACTGGTTTGTCCAGGCCCGCCAGTCGCCCTTCCCCGGCTACACCTTCAACAGCGAAAGCCTCTCTCCCGATCCGCGCATCGGAATTTATATTGAAGACGGCTACTGGAACCACCGGGACGCCGCCGTGGTCTTCAAACGCGTGGATCTGTGGACCGGGGACACCCGCTACATCTACCACGGCAACGACGGCACCAGCATGCCCTGGAACGACACGGCCCAGCTCAACTACCTGATTCCCGATGTGCGCGAGGCCGTTATCCAGACCATTCTTCATGTGGCGCGGCATTTTCCGATTATTCGCTTCGATGCCGCCATGACCCTGGCCAAGAAGCACTACCAGCGCCTCTGGTTCCCCCTGCCCGAAGAGGCCGGCGCCATTCCCTCGCGCGCGGGCTACAGCATGAGCCGCCCCGCTTTCGACGAGGCCTTTCCCGTCGAGTTCTGGCGGGAAGTGGTGGACCGCGTGGCCGTGGAAGTGCCCGATACCCTCCTGCTGGCGGAAGCCTTCTGGCTCATGGAGGGCTACTTCGTCCGTACCCTGGGCATGCACCGCGTCTATAACAGCGCCTTCATGAACATGCTGAAGATGGAGGAGAACCAGAAGTACCGCCAGACCGTGAAAAACGTGCTGGAGTTCAGCCCCGAAATCCTCCAGCGCTTCGTCAATTTCATGAACAACCCCGACGAGGACACGGCGGAAGCACAGTTCGGCCGGGGCGATAAATACTTCGGCGTGGCCACGCTGCTGGTCACCATGCCGGGCCTGCCCATGGTGGGGCACGGCCAGGTGGAAGGCTACACGGAAAAATACGGCATGGAATACCGCCGGGCCTACTATGACGAAGTTCCCGACAACAATCTGGTCCAGCGCCATGAAAGAGAGATCTTTCCGCTCATGCGCCGCCGCAACCTCTTCAGCGGCTCGGCCGATTTTGCCTTCTACGATTTCGTCACCCCCGATGGCTGGGTCGATGAAAACGTGTACGCCTATTCCAATCGCAACGGCTACGATCAGGCCCTGGTGGTTTATCACAACGCATTCCGCGAAACCCAGGGCCGCGTTCATACCTCGGTCCCGCGCAATGAGGGCACGGTGGACAATGTCCGACTGCGCCAGCAGAACATCGCGGCGGCCCTCGGCCTCCACACCGACGACAACTGCTACTACATTTATCGCGACAGCCGCACGGGACTCGAATACCTTGAGCACGCGCAGCGCATTCGCGACGAGGGCATCTTCGTGGCCCTCGGAGCGTATCACTATGTCGTCTTGATGGACTGGCGCGCGGTCTACGATATGGACCTCACCTGGGCCTGGCTCCATGCCAATCTGGGTGGACAGGGCGTTCCCTCCATAGACGAGGCCTATCAGGAACTTCATCTCGCGCCACTCCTGGGCCCTTTCAGCGAGTTCCTCACCGCCGCACTGCTGCGCGGCATCCATGAGCACAAAGGCGACCTGAAGAAGGTCAGCGACTTCCTCCCAACCCTTACGAAGTTCCTCCACGCCCTCGGCACGCGCGTCGGCGTTCCCGTGAACCCGGCCACGCTGGTTCCATCCATTCAGGCCGACCTGAACGCCATCTATGGGCTACCCGAGACCCTTCGAGCCGCCAACATGATCGAGAGCGTCCGCGAGGCCGTGCTTGCGGCACTGCCGGAGGCCCCCGGAAAAACCCTGCGCGTCTATCGCGTCCTTATCGTCTGGGCATTGCTCCGCCACCTCGGCGGCGTGCTCAACGACCGCAGCGACCACCCGCCCCTGAGCGAAACCGAAATCGCGGTGACCAGCGGCGCGTGGATCCGGGAATGGTTCCTGCGCAAACACATCGCCCAGGCCTTCCTCGGGCTCGGCGAAGACGGTTACGAGGCCGCACTGGACGCGAGCCTCGCCCGTATCGGCATCACCCACACCCATCACCTCGACGATCTCCAGACCGAGATCTGGGGACCAGTGCTGGACACCATCTTCCGCGATACGGATGTACTGTTCTACCTCGGCGTCAATACCTGGCAGGGTACGCGCTGGCTGAACCGGGAGCGGATGCTCTCCATGACCGCCGCCCTGCAACTCTTCATCGCCGCCGCGGAATCGAAGCAGGCCACCCCCAACTGGGATCGCCTCGCCGGCGCCGTGGAAAATACCGGCGTCCTCGTGGAGGCCGCCGAAGGTACCCGATTCGACTTCGACTGGATGCTGTCCAGCGTGAAGTAG
- a CDS encoding sulfotransferase family protein: MPVIFPDKSTDEQPIIVVSGLPRSGTSMMMKMLDAGGLEVVTDQIRTADEDNPKGYYEFERVKKIASDQAWLPEARGKVVKIISFLLLKAPAGFHYKVIFMRRALPEVLASQQQMLIRRGDHSPQDDVRMAELYEKHLAQAKSWLAAQPHVDVLYVDHGDAVGNPHLVAGQVNAFLNNALNAEAMASAVDPALHRQRS; this comes from the coding sequence ATGCCCGTCATTTTTCCAGATAAGTCCACTGATGAACAACCGATCATTGTCGTGTCCGGCCTGCCGCGCTCGGGCACATCCATGATGATGAAGATGCTCGACGCGGGCGGGCTTGAGGTGGTTACGGATCAGATCCGGACCGCGGACGAGGACAACCCCAAGGGCTACTATGAATTCGAGCGGGTGAAGAAGATCGCGAGCGATCAGGCCTGGCTGCCGGAGGCCCGGGGCAAGGTGGTCAAAATAATTTCCTTTCTGCTGCTGAAGGCGCCGGCGGGATTTCACTACAAGGTCATATTCATGCGGCGCGCGCTGCCCGAGGTGCTGGCGTCGCAACAGCAGATGCTGATCCGACGCGGCGATCATTCGCCCCAGGACGATGTGCGGATGGCGGAGCTGTACGAGAAGCACCTGGCGCAGGCGAAGTCGTGGCTGGCGGCCCAGCCCCATGTGGACGTGCTCTATGTGGATCACGGCGATGCGGTTGGCAACCCCCATCTCGTTGCGGGGCAGGTGAACGCGTTCCTGAACAACGCGCTGAACGCGGAGGCGATGGCCTCGGCCGTCGATCCCGCGCTTCATCGCCAGCGGAGTTAA
- a CDS encoding AraC family transcriptional regulator: MSEIDIPAFPSARFISVRRWYAGAEWCPAAHGHQFCEIVVVVRGKERALVEGTPYLCEPGQFLFYPSGCTHEERQEGDVLLEFFCVDFEWPDRPMDIPFLLHDRQGRILELTRWLISEAHVDYPGKEAYQHLATGMLTGEILRLVKKPDQDAVGQVQAFIHEHLSEPLTLDDLAACCDLNKFHLARSFRTRTGITPMEYVRQARLDIALRMLRESDLTLREIAPRVGLADEYHLSRLLKARYGRGARELRRTR; the protein is encoded by the coding sequence TTGTCTGAAATTGACATTCCAGCCTTTCCCTCTGCGAGATTTATCTCCGTCCGTCGCTGGTATGCCGGCGCCGAGTGGTGCCCTGCCGCCCACGGCCATCAATTCTGCGAAATTGTGGTCGTCGTCCGCGGAAAAGAACGCGCCCTCGTGGAGGGTACGCCCTACCTCTGCGAGCCGGGCCAGTTTCTGTTTTACCCGTCGGGTTGCACCCATGAGGAACGCCAGGAGGGCGACGTGCTTCTCGAATTCTTTTGCGTCGATTTCGAGTGGCCGGATCGCCCCATGGATATCCCCTTCCTCCTCCATGATCGCCAGGGTCGCATTCTGGAGCTCACCCGCTGGCTCATTTCGGAGGCCCATGTCGACTATCCCGGCAAGGAAGCCTATCAGCACCTGGCCACCGGCATGCTGACGGGAGAAATCCTCAGACTCGTCAAGAAACCCGACCAGGACGCCGTTGGACAGGTTCAGGCTTTCATCCATGAGCACCTCAGCGAGCCCCTCACGCTGGATGATCTCGCCGCCTGCTGCGATCTCAACAAGTTCCACCTTGCGCGCAGCTTCCGCACACGCACGGGGATCACACCGATGGAGTATGTGCGCCAGGCGCGCCTGGACATCGCCCTGCGCATGTTGCGGGAGTCCGATCTCACCCTTCGGGAGATTGCCCCGCGCGTTGGCCTGGCCGATGAATATCACCTCTCCCGGCTCTTGAAGGCGCGCTACGGACGGGGCGCGCGGGAACTCCGCAGAACACGTTGA